CCATCCGGGTACCCTTTCCCATCATATCGTTCATGGTGATGTTTCATCCCGGGTATGATTTCCTCCATCTCTTTGATGTTCTCGACGATCTTTACGCCGCAGACCGGATGGGTCTTCATAATCTCGAATTCTTCTCTGGTCAGCTTTCCCGGTTTGTTCAATATCGATTCCGGAATAGCGATCTTTCCAATATCATGAAGAATGGCGGCCAGCTCCAGAGTTTCCATCTCGTGTTCGGGAAGAAGCATCTGATCTGCAATGGCCTTACTGTAGATGGAAACATTCTTGGAATGGCTGTGGGTATAAGGATCCTTGGCATCCACCGCGGCTGCCAGGGCTATGATCGTATCTAAAAACAGGGTCTTCTGGTCCTCAATGAGCTTTGCATTGTCTACGGCAATGGCGGCCTGGTTACCGAGGGTATGAAGGAGTTCCACATCCTCATCGGAAAAATTTCCCGAAGAAATCTTGTTGACGACGGCAATCACGCCGATCGCTTCTCCTTTATGGAAGAAAGGAATGGCAAGAAGATTCCGTATGGGGACTACCCTCCCGTCTCTGAGAGGCAGATGTGTCAATGCGCCGGGTTTGTCCATTAAGAATTTTTTACCCGCTTTCAGAATGTCCGGAAAAGGAACGTGATTTTTCCATGCCCGGCTATTCCCGTTTTCCAAAAAAGAGAGGCGGCTTTGTTCTTGCGATCCGACCTCGGCGGCGATTTCCTTGTAGTATACGGCGGCATCCTCGGCATTCGTCATATTTTTTGCATAGAGGCAGATCTTTTCAAAGAGCTTATCCAGATCGAGTGTGGCATTGATGGCCAGGCTGATCTTGTTGATTTGATCGATGATCACCGCTCGTTTTTCCAGGTTCTCGTAGGTGGACATCAGTTCATGCAGCGTGATTTTCAACTCTTCCTCGGACTTTCTCAGCTTTTTCATGGACTGGGCATTCGCAATGGACACAGAGGCCTGGGCGGTCATCGCGCTGATCAGCTTGAGGTCATTCGACTTGAAGCATTCTTCAGTCGCCTTGTCCGACAAGTTCAGAACGCCGAGGAGCCGTTTTTCCTTCTGATCGTTTATGGTATAAAGCGGTATGGAAATAAAGGAGCCGGTCTTGTAAACGCCTTTTGAATAGATGGCAAGATCAGGGTGACGCTTGATATCATGCACGATCAGAGGGCTGCCGGTCTTCAGGATCTCGGCGCAGAGCGTGTCCGCGAGATCCAGGGTAAGCGACTGGAGTTCATCAGACACAAAACCGTATGAAGCTTCCGCCTGCAGATGCTTCCCATCCTCATCCAGAAGAAGCACCGAGCCTCTTTCAGCATGCGTGATGGCAACGGCCTGATCCAGGATAATGGATGAAACGCGCTTGATATCATAGATATCCCCAAGGGCTTCGGACAACCGATAAAGCATGTTCATGGTTTGATAATTTTCCAGAAGCTCCATGGAGAGGCTCTCTATCTCCGCTTGGGTCTGTAAATGCCCTTTTAGAACATCATACAATAATTGAAGGGCGTTCTCCAGATTTGCTGATTCTGAATCATCCTTTGAAAAACCTTTGATGATCAGGATGAGCGCGCTCCCTATCCGGACCTCCTTGGTTTTAAAGGCGCAGGCAGAGAGATCCTGCGAACAGGCAACGGCATTCAATAGCATCTCATGCGTCGGAACATGAAGGATTTGCAGGGGAATCCCTGATAGATGACCGACCTGGTCCAGCAGCGTCTTGATGCTTTGCCGGATCTTCGTGTTCCAGGGAATGATGGTCTCATTTTCTTGCATCATCACACCAGATAAAATATGCCGGGTTTTTTGTGAAAATCCATCCCTTCTATGGACAAGTCCATCAATCCATGGTCTTACAACAAGACAAAAATATGTTTTTCAACTTCATGGCTGTCGGTCAATCCCATAGATCTTAAGAATCGTATCGGTTATATGAATCCATACCTTTAGTAAAACCTTCGGAATCGGCTGACTCCGGATCTTAAAAATCAAAATCTTGTCCCTTTCAATCTTTTTTAACGGCATGGAAATCGGCAAATTTAAAGAGATCTCAAGATCATAATTTTTGTAACCCATTAAAAAATAAAGTCTCTTGACAAAACACATAAAACATTTTAAACTTTTTAATAAGATAACTACCGTTCACGGCCTTTCAAAAAAGGAGAGATCATGAAGATCGGTTCCAAGATGCTCATGCTTACTGTTCTCAGTCTATCTTTGTATCTCCTTTCCGGCAGAATCGGTTCGGCCGGAGCGGTTTCCGGTTCAGAAGGGGAGACGCATTCCGTCATCAAAGGGGACACCCTGTGGGACGTAACGGAAAAATATCTTGTAAACCCCTTTTTCTGGCCCAAAGTCTGGCAATACAATCCTCAAATTAAAAATCCTCACCTGATCTATCCCGGGGATCAGGTCCGAATTCCCAGCGCCGAAGAACTTAGGCGCATGGGAGCGGCTGAGCATCCTCAAACCACCACGGCCCAACCCTCACCGGAGAAAACCATTCCGGCCCAAGCCGTTCCGGCCCCAGCCGAACCGGCGATTGAAGGTCCGGTGGCCTACGTGGGAGGATACCTGGTGGAACGAGACCTTTTCGAATCGTCCGGGTTCATCCTCCCATCAGGAGAGAAAGCAGGAGAGGGGGTCATTGTCTCTACCTGGGAAGAGAAGGAAATGCTGACATACCGAGACGTGGTTCATCTGAGCCTGGGTTCACGGGATGGGGTCAAATATGGGGATCTCTTTCAGGCCGTCCATGTAGGGGAGGACGTGGTACACCCCGAAACCCGGTATAAGATGGGCAAACAGGTCACCGTACAAGGAATCTTAAAGATCACATCCCTACAGGAAAATCTATCCACGGCCAGGATCATCAAGGCCTACAATCCGATCATGGTCGGGGACATGGTCCGGGCGTATCATCCTCAGCCCTTGATCGGCCCGAACAATCTCAGTACCGAAGACAAGAGCATTCAAGGAGTCATTGTGCAGAATACCCTCGGCAAGTCCAATTTGGGGGTGCGGGACATGGTTTACCTCGATGTGGGAGCCGAAAATTCCGTGGCGCCCGGCGATCGGTTCATCATCTATCGTGCCGGGCCCCCGCCCCAGGTCAGTGCGAAGGATGCCGCTCTATCCGGGATCCAGGCCAAGGATTTTCCCGTGGATATTATGGGAGAACTGGTGGTTCTGAATGCCATGAAAAATACATCGACAGCCGTGATCGTGGAAGAGCTATACGAAATCAACCCGGGGGACCATATCAAATATACCCCCCAATCCATTCCTCCTATCAAGAAATATGATATGGAATAATGGAGCCCTTCTACAAAGCCCGCCTTTCAAAACCGAAGGCGGGCTTTGCATTCCTCAACGCGATAGAAAATCTCTCCCCGATTCTTCTTCTGAAAGTTGAAAGGCGCCGGCCACTGCAAAGAGGAAAACGCTTTTTACGCCGGATTTCTTGAGGCGTCGCGCACATTCATTCGCTGTAGCCCCTGTGGTCATGACGTCATCCACCAGTAAAACCTTCCGGCCCTCGATCCTCTCCGGATTGGTGACATGAAAACATCCTCTGATGTTTTTAAGCCGTTCTTTTCCCCTGAGACCCACCTGAGGCCGGACCCGTTTCGTCCGGACGAGAAGATCAAGCGCCATGGGGATTCCCTTTGCTTTAGAAAGCTCCCTCCCCAAAACCACGGCCTGATTAAAACCCCGCCTGCGGAGGCGCAAGGTATCGAGCGGAACCGGCAGAATCAGGTCGGCCTCAAAAGGGACCTCTTTCATGCAGTCCACAGCTCCACGGACCAGCCCCCTCCCCAGCCTCCAGTATCCACGGTATTTGAAAAGGTGGATGGCCTCTCTGACAGGTCCGGCAAAATAAAAACATGCCTTGGCGCCGTCAAGATGAGTCTGCCGGAGCCTGCAGACGCCGCATCGAAACTTAGGATTCATCTCAAGAAGTTCCCGGGACGGCAGGGGGCGTCCGCACGTGGGACAACCATGCCCGGCGATCTGGATCATTTTCTGTAAACATGAACTACAAAAAGGAGGCGGCTCGCCTTCCTCGGTGTTTAAATCGACATGGCATATGGGACATTTGCCGGGCAAGACCAGATTCAGAAATTCTCTGACCCAGGAGAGCATGATGGAATCCCCGGACTTTAAAGAATAAGGCTTTTCCCGGTCATCTCCGCAGGCTGTGAAAGCGAAAGGAGGTTGAGCAGGGTCGGGGCGACATCGGCAAGAATCCCCTTCCCGCGAAGCCGCACACCTTTCTTCGTCAGGATCAACGGGACCGGATTCGTGGTATGCGCGGTAAACGGCTCTCCTGTATCCGGATTCTTCATCATCTCGCAATTGCCATGATCGGATGTGATCAGGAGCGCCCCGTTTTTTTTCTTCTGCAGGGTCTGATAAATTCTGCCGATGCATCTATCCACGGCCTCAACCCCCTTGACGGCCGCCTCATAGACGCCGGTATGCCCAACCATATCTCCGTTGGCAAAATTTAAGATCATGACATCAAAAAAGTTCCTTTCAATTTGCCGGATCACCTCATCAGTGACCAGAGGCGCGCTCATTTCCGGTTTTTTATCGTAGGTCTCCACGTCCCTCGGGGATGGGATCAGGATCCGTTCTTCACCTGAAAAGACTCTTTCTTCTCCTCCGTTGAAAAAGAAGGTGACATGGGCGTATTTTTCGGTTTCCGAGATGCGAAGCTGTTTCAAACCCGCATGGCTGATGACCTCGGGAAAGATGTTTTTCAAACCAACCGGAGTAAAGGCAACGGATAGGGAGAAGGTTTTGTCGTATTCGGTCATGCAGATGTAATCAGAAAGATCCAGCTTTTCCCTGGGGAAGAAGGAAAAATTTTCTTGGGTGAACGCCCTGGTGATCTCCCGGGCGCGATCCGCGCGGAAATTGTAAAAGATCACGGCATCGCCGGACCGGACCGTGATCGGGGCTGTTCCATTGTAGGAGATACTCAAGGGTTTGACGAACTCATCCGTCTCACCCTTATTGTAGGCTGACTTGACCGCGGTTTCTGCATTCGGATAAGAGGCTTCTCCATGAACCATGGCCCGATAAGCAAGCGCAATCCGTTCCCACCGGTTGTCACGGTCCATGGCATAAAATCTCCCCATGACGGTCGCGATTTTTCCGACACCTATTCTTTTTTGAACATCCTCCAATTCTTGAATATACTCGATTCCGCTGGTTGGAGGGGTGTCCCGGCCGTCCAGAAATGCATGCACCCAGACCTTTGGAACCCCCTTGTTTTTTGCCAGATCGAGCAAAGCCCGGAGGTGATGGATATGGCTGTGGACCCCTCCATCGGAAAGGAGGCCCATGAGGTGCAAGGCGCTCCCCTTTCTGCATACCGCATCCATGGCTTGATTAAAGGCTGGATTTTCAAAAAACTCCCCGCTCTCAATAGATCGGCTGATCCTGACGAGATCCTGATAGACGACCCGCCCGGCCCCGATATTCTGGTGACCTACCTCGGAGTTCCCCATCTGACCGGGAGGAAGACCGACATCAAGACCTGAGGTCCCCATAAGGGCGGAAGGATATTCCTTGAATAAAGAATCAAGCACTGGCGTATGGGCATCGGCAATGGCATTGTATGCTCCTCCCTCCCGATGCCCCCATCCGTCCAAAATCATCAACATAAGCGGCTTGGGGCGCTTGAATATTTCAGTCATGATGGACTACGGTGGCCATGCGGGAAGGTGATGCCTCCTTGTCCGCATCGGGCAATTGAATGGTCAGTGTCTGAAGCTTCCCGCATCTCTTGCAGCATGGCATCCATTGATCCTGCTGATTTCCGCAATGGGTACAGGTATAGGGAACCAGGACCGGCCGGACAAAGTTTACAGACTCCCTGTATTCCAGGAAGGCTTCTTCAGTTCTTCCCCGTTTATGGTAAATATCCCCCAAAATCTGGCGCAGAATCGGGAAGCGAAGCCCCTGTTGAACGAGATTTTCAAAGATATCCAGGGCATCATTGATCATCTCGAGACGATAATAAAATTTCCCGAGCAGGAATCTGAACATGGGATTTTCCGGGTATCGATCCATGGCCTCCTTGTAAACCAGAATACCGCTGGCAGGATCTTCGAGTCTTCGGTAATGTCCGTCCAGCGCCTCCAAAAAGACCACGGCGCTTGTCTCCTTGAATCCCCTTTTCCAGATCTTGACGGCTTCTTTCTGGTCACCCTGAGACTCATAGATCTCCCCGAGCTTGAGGTAGGGGGCGGCAAAGGTCCTGTCTGCCTTAATCAATTCGGAATAGTGTCTGATCAGCCTCTCCGGGTCGTTTTCAGCATGGAAAAGTTCCGCTCTCATGAACTGATAATAGTAAAGCCGCCTCTTCTCTTCGGAATCTTTCTTAAGATTCAGGTAATCCTTCTGCAGGGCATAGGCTTGATCCCATACCCCTTCCCGCTCGTACAAATCCCGGAGCTTGATAAAGGCCTCCACATTTTGATCATCGATCTTCAGGATCGTCCGGTAGACCTCGGCAGCCTCCGTCATCTGCCCGGACTGCAGATAGTCCTTGGCGAGAGCAAAAAGCACGGAAAGGTTCTCCGGCTCAATGGTCCGGGCCTTGGCATGAGAGCCGACGGCATCACGGAGATTGCCGTTATCCCGATAGAGTTCGCCGATCCGGAGGAGTGTCTCTATATGATGCGGATCCCATTCCAGAACTTTTTGAAAATTCTTTAATGCATCTTCTCTTTTTCTGCTGAGAAGATTATCAATCCCCTGGCGATAGAGATCCATGATTTTTGCTTTCTTTTTGAGCCGTCCCTTTTCCCGCCATTCTGCGAATCCCTTTCGGGCATCCCGGAAGACCACGGCCGTCATCATCAGGAATACACCGGCGCCCATGGAGCTGATCATCAAGAGGCTTGTGGATATAGGGAAAACGGTTCCAGGGGTCAGATGCAGCTGAACCGTTTCAGGATTCAGATGAGAAAGATAGAGCATGACCACCACAAAAAACAATATCCAGAAAAAGATGCGATGGATCATCTTTCCTCCTTCAAAATTGATATTCATTTTTTATTTTTACTATGTCATTTTGATTTTTGATTCTTTATCTTTGATCTCATTAGCCGTTCAACCTTTTTACGAAAGAACCCTTATTACCGATGATACCGTTTTCCTCTGAGTATGGTGAATCCCCTGTAGATCTGTTCAAGCAGGAGCAGCCGTGTGAGTTCATGAGTGAGGGTCATCTTGGAGAGGGATAGAATCCCATCCGAGCGTTTTCGTATGGATCCGGAGACCCCTTCCGCGCTCCCTATCACAAAACTGACGCTCCTGACCGGAGCTTTGAGGGCCTCGTCCAAAAAACATGCAAAGGCCTCGGATGTCATCCCCTTGCCCAGCCTATCCAGGAGAATCACCCTGTCCCTCGGATTCAGGCGTTTCAGGATCTTCTCCCCCTCCAGATCCAGGGACTTGCTTACATCTTCTCTGACCCCGGCTTTGACCCCTTTGATCCGGATCTCTTCCAAGGGATTGTAGACCCGAAGCTGCCTGATAAAATGTTCCGCCCCAATGCGGATGTAGTCGTCTTCGGTCCGTCCGATGGAGATCAGGCGTATCTTCATGGCGCGTAGGAACTTAGGATTTGCTCCTGGGTCAGATGCGGAGCATCCCCCCAAAGTCGTTCCAGCCGGTAATACTGCCTGATTTCTTCCAAGAAGACATGCACCACCGTATCACCGTAATCCATGAGGATCCATCTCCCTTCAGCGGCGCCTTCGACATGATCCGGCTCTATCTTCATCCTGGAGAGGGACATC
This window of the Nitrospirae bacterium CG2_30_53_67 genome carries:
- a CDS encoding ribosome silencing factor; amino-acid sequence: MDSRILTGLCIKASLEKKAQDLVILDLSGISIFADYFVICSGSSTRQVKAIADEIEMSLSRMKIEPDHVEGAAEGRWILMDYGDTVVHVFLEEIRQYYRLERLWGDAPHLTQEQILSSYAP
- a CDS encoding phosphoglycerate mutase (2,3-diphosphoglycerate-independent); this encodes MTEIFKRPKPLMLMILDGWGHREGGAYNAIADAHTPVLDSLFKEYPSALMGTSGLDVGLPPGQMGNSEVGHQNIGAGRVVYQDLVRISRSIESGEFFENPAFNQAMDAVCRKGSALHLMGLLSDGGVHSHIHHLRALLDLAKNKGVPKVWVHAFLDGRDTPPTSGIEYIQELEDVQKRIGVGKIATVMGRFYAMDRDNRWERIALAYRAMVHGEASYPNAETAVKSAYNKGETDEFVKPLSISYNGTAPITVRSGDAVIFYNFRADRAREITRAFTQENFSFFPREKLDLSDYICMTEYDKTFSLSVAFTPVGLKNIFPEVISHAGLKQLRISETEKYAHVTFFFNGGEERVFSGEERILIPSPRDVETYDKKPEMSAPLVTDEVIRQIERNFFDVMILNFANGDMVGHTGVYEAAVKGVEAVDRCIGRIYQTLQKKKNGALLITSDHGNCEMMKNPDTGEPFTAHTTNPVPLILTKKGVRLRGKGILADVAPTLLNLLSLSQPAEMTGKSLIL